A single Suricata suricatta isolate VVHF042 chromosome 2, meerkat_22Aug2017_6uvM2_HiC, whole genome shotgun sequence DNA region contains:
- the ITPRIP gene encoding inositol 1,4,5-trisphosphate receptor-interacting protein, with product MALGLFRVCLVVVTAIINHPLLFPRENATVPENEEEIIRKMQAHQEKLQLEQLRLEEEVARMAAEKEALERVAEEGQQQNESRTAWDLWSTLCMILFLVIEVWRQDHQDAPSPECPGGDEDELPSLEGAPLRGLSLANKGTLDHFYERCIRGATADAARTREFVEGFVDDLLEALRSLCNRDTDMEVEDFIGVDSMYENWQVDRPLLCDLFVPFMPPEPYHFHAELCCSRRSVPLGRQGYGQIKVVRANEDSLGCICDKTKLGEDMLCLLHGKNRLERPGGEVETLLCARDSPYLDTLQVMKWFQTALTRAWHRIAHKYEFDLAFGQLDTPGSLKIRFRSGKFMPFNLIPVIQCDDSDLYFVSHLPREPSGEAPASSTDWLLSFAVYERHFLRMTSKALPEGACHLSCLQIASFLLSKQSRLTGPSGLSNYHLKTALLHLLVSRRPADWEAGQLDARLHELLCFLEKSLLEKKLHHFFIGNRKAPNAVGLPEAVRRAEPLNLFRPFVLQRSLYRKTVDSFYEMLKNAPVLISEYSLHIPSDHTGLPPKAVVL from the coding sequence ATGGCTCTGGGGCTCTTCCGGGTGTGTCTGGTGGTGGTGACAGCCATCATCAACCACCCGTTGCTGTTCCCGCGGGAGAACGCCACAGTCCCCGAGAACGAGGAGGAGATCATCCGCAAGATGCAGGCGCACCAGGAGAAGCTGCAGCTGGAGCAGCTgcggctggaggaggaggtggcccGGATGGCAGCCGAGAAGGAGGCGCTAGAGCGGGTGGCGGAGGAAGGCCAGCAGCAGAACGAAAGCCGCACGGCCTGGGACCTGTGGAGCACACTGTGCATGATCCTCTTCCTGGTGATCGAGGTGTGGCGGCAGGACCACCAGGACGCGCCTTCACCCGAGTGTCCTGGCGGGGACGAGGACGAGCTTCCCAGCCTGGAGGGTGCCCCGCTCCGGGGCCTCAGCCTGGCCAACAAGGGCACGCTCGACCACTTCTATGAGCGCTGCATCCGGGGGGCCACGGCCGATGCTGCCCGCACCCGGGAGTTCGTGGAAGGCTTCGTGGATGACCTGCTGGAAGCCCTGAGGAGCCTCTGCAACCGGGACACAGACATGGAGGTGGAGGACTTCATTGGTGTGGACAGCATGTATGAGAACTGGCAGGTAGACAGGCCGCTGCTGTGCGACCTCTTTGTGCCCTTTATGCCCCCTGAGCCCTACCATTTCCACGCAGAGCTCTGCTGCTCCCGCCGCTCAGTGCCTTTGGGTCGCCAGGGCTATGGTCAGATCAAGGTGGTCCGGGCCAACGAGGATTCGCTGGGCTGCATCTGCGACAAGACCAAGCTCGGGGAAGAcatgctgtgtctccttcacgGCAAGAACCGCCTCGAACGGCCTGGGGGTGAGGTGGAAACGCTGCTGTGTGCCCGAGACTCCCCCTACCTGGACACGCTGCAGGTCATGAAGTGGTTCCAGACGGCCCTCACCAGAGCCTGGCACCGCATTGCCCACAAATATGAATTCGACCTGGCATTTGGTCAGCTGGACACCCCTGGGTCCCTCAAGATCAGGTTCCGCTCAGGGAAGTTCATGCCCTTCAACCTGATTCCTGTGATCCAGTGTGACGACTCGGACCTGTACTTTGTCTCCCACCTTCCCAGGGAGCCCTCTGGGGAGGCCCCGGCATCCAGCACTGACTGGCTCCTGTCGTTTGCCGTCTATGAGCGACACTTCCTCCGGATGACATCGAAGGCGCTGCCTGAGGGTGCCTGTCACCTCAGCTGCTTGCAGATTGCCTCCTTCCTGCTGTCCAAGCAGAGCCGCCTGACCGGCCCCAGCGGGCTCAGCAACTACCACCTCAAGACGGCCCTGCTGCACCTGCTGGTCTCCAGGCGTCCTGCTGACTGGGAGGCTGGGCAGCTCGATGCTCGCCTGCACGAGCTACTCTGCTTCCTGGAGAAGAGCCTGCTGGAGAAGAAGCTCCATCACTTCTTCATTGGCAACCGCAAGGCACCCAATGCCGTGGGCCTACCTGAGGCCGTTCGCCGGGCCGAGCCTCTCAACCTCTTCCGGCCCTTCGTCCTGCAGCGAAGTCTCTACCGGAAGACGGTGGACTCCTTCTATGAGATGCTGAAGAATGCCCCAGTGCTCATCAGCGAGTATTCCCTACATATCCCCTCGGACCACACCGGCCTGCCCCCAAAAGCTGTTGTCTTGTAG